One segment of Acidobacteriota bacterium DNA contains the following:
- a CDS encoding DUF4019 domain-containing protein produces MQTGTIIAVAAAVLLLVIILAGCKGNKPPRPSPMELDERLVGVYCDLVAAGQADEAYDRCLARAYRQEVNREKFVAAHAKRRQETGVILGRKMLHYTETNNFFDGERRTYIYYAITYPAGPQYLVVVLSDIDGDFKIEGTYRENAGETLDFLLW; encoded by the coding sequence ATGCAAACAGGTACGATCATAGCGGTGGCGGCGGCGGTGCTGCTCCTGGTGATCATCCTGGCCGGCTGCAAGGGGAACAAGCCGCCCCGGCCGTCGCCTATGGAGCTTGACGAGAGGCTGGTGGGCGTGTACTGCGACCTCGTCGCCGCGGGGCAGGCCGATGAGGCCTACGACCGCTGCCTGGCGCGGGCTTACCGGCAGGAGGTGAACCGCGAGAAGTTCGTCGCCGCTCACGCCAAGCGCCGCCAGGAGACGGGGGTGATTTTAGGCCGGAAGATGCTCCACTACACCGAAACGAATAATTTCTTCGACGGCGAACGGCGAACATACATCTACTACGCGATCACTTACCCGGCCGGGCCGCAGTACCTGGTCGTCGTGCTCTCCGACATCGACGGCGATTTCAAAATCGAGGGCACATACCGCGAGAACGCAGGCGAGACGCTCGATTTCCTTTTGTGGTGA